GAAACTAATCAATGTGATCCTGACATGATAAGTGCTACGTCATAGAAATCAGAAAGGACAAGAAAATCCTAGAAGTTCATACATCGCAAATGCCATTGCATGTTCCACTCTGACAGAATTAACTTTTTTAACCAAAAGTTATTAGGGCACGTGTACTTAACCAGCACAAACAACCCACTgagaaaaacaatatttttgcaATAATTTCACAACTGAATTTTTCTAAAGATAAAAGAACTCAAGAAGGCGTGACAATTCGAAATGAATCCCCTTTGAAGCTACTTCACTTCACTACACAATACTATGTCGAGCTTCATAATGTCCTTTCCGTTTATAATTGGTAATATTAACATTAACAAAGAACAatcatttaatcaattataatacaAATTATAATTCAACAGAATCAATTACTTCACACAGGGCAACTCTTAGCATCACAAAACCACCATATCCATGTACATGATCAATACTGCTTCAAATCAAAATTCAGtacattaaattaatttttccattGGCATGAACTCAAAATATCAAACACATCCTTTTAAGTTCTGAACTCACTTCCACGGTTGCATCGGTAGGCTACACCAAAGAGGGAAACTATTCTGGCTTCGAAACTTTGATTCGGGACCCGGAGGCCGGAGTCATCCCTGATCTTCTCTACACTTTATATGAATAATTGTACAACTTATTCGATATCATTAATTACCAATTTTCATTTTACATAATGTAGCTAAAATTGAACTCTATGCTTGTAAGTGATATATaaacttatttcttatttaaaacatacatatatatataaacttatCTGGAATAATTACATCCAAAAGCCCTAAAAACAACACAAAACTAATGTGAAACTATCTCacgggtcaattttgtgagacgatctcttATCCGACTCAACTtatggaaaaatattattttttataccaaaagtattacttttcatttcaaatataaacATGATTAATTCATCTCACGTAAATTAGCTAGCTTGTTTTGACGGCCCACATGCTAGCTTGTTTTGATGAGTGCTAGTCACTAGAATTAACATTTCCGACAAtgaaaacttttaaagttcatCTAGACACTGAACCAAATCAACAGGTAGATGATAACACCATAACCACATGGATTAagtcaaaaatttaattttaaaaattgatacAAAGAAACAATTtagaattttcttttttttataaaaaactgAAATTATATATGAACTTGATTTTCCCATTCTTGTCAAGAATCGTCAGTACAAAGTCCCCATGGACTGCAAGAAATGAGGTACTCCGATAATCTTGACAAATATCCGTTCAAAAAGAGGCACCTTTTTAACATGAATCCATCATTTTTACACATTTCTACCATGTACACTATTAGAACATATACCTCGGGATCGAACAAACAACCAAGTTATAACACAGGAatgttataaattttatatcatCGTTACACTTCGGGTGTAAAGTTGGAATATGAAGAACCAACAATATTATATAATCATAAAACCTTGAATTAAAATGAGTCTTGGATAAATTCAATATTATTCTTTCTGCAACCAAGCACACAAATACATCAGCGCACACCAATTCTGTGCTCGAGGTTCTCCTAAAATATAGGATATAATAAGAAAACCCATGATCCAGTACTTACCTTGTATTGTAAGTGTGAGAGTTTTTCACAATCACATCATGTGAACAAGTATTTAGTTCAAGCATATTGTCTGTTTGTACCAGTCACTTCATCTACGCGATCCATATTCTCTAAACTAAAGTTTTCTTTATCAAATGCCCTTCTACTATTCAAACTTCTATTCCTCAAAATTACAACCGAATCCTTCATCAAATCAATGTACTTCTTTCTTATTTCTGCCAGAGGATGTGGTTCTATAGTAAGCTCATTGCAATAAGCCTCTTTCAGAATAACTGTGCAAGTTTTATTCTTCATCGACAAATAAAACATGTGTGGATGCCTCTCAAATGCCTTGTGAATCTTCTGCGGCAAACACAAGCATTTCCTCAAACATAAAAAAGCCTTTCTTTCTGCAGCATGCTCAACAAACAGACTCAACAACTCATGAAGCAATCCCACAACCCGTTTCTCAGATAAATCGCTGTCTGGTTCCAAGAAAGAAAAGTCATCGTAAGGCGAGATGTAAGGGAGGCATTGAAATTCGTTTAACCAATCATTTATCTTATGTTTCAGCCTTAGTCCTTTAGAGGGAAACAATGGGAATGCAATTGTCTCATCCGCACCACCACCATATAGACCATTCTTCATTGCATTCTTCTGCATTATTGACCAAAATTTCCCATCCTTCTCAACATCATTACCTTCAAAAACAGCCAAACCCTTCAGTCCATCTTCTACGTCCACTATGCGAAAACACTTGTTACCTTTGACATAATCCGAAGGGTCATCCCAAAATTCATCAGGCAACCCTAAATACCAGTGCAAGCCTTTAATTACCTTCATTGGAATCACCTTTCTAGCTCCACTCATCAAGATAAGCTTTTTTAATCTACCCAAGAtatcatctttaaagacttcaTAAATCATTCTTTCCTCTTTATTAAGCTCGATGGCTTTCTGAGTCAATCTAAACCAAGGCAAATTGTAAAGGGGCCCACTAAACTCCTCAAAAAAAGAAGGATAGCTCCTCAAGAACCTAGCCACTTTTATATTTAAACCAAAGTGTAAGCCTTTCTTGGAGACGGCTGAGATTGGAATAGAATAGTTGTCATAAGGTGAAGAGGAAGAGGATATAAAGAAGTTTTTCATCGAGATGATGGGCTTGAGTTGACGGGATTTGTGAATGGAATCAATGGAGTCGAAGTATGAGTCTTTTTTCCATTTCATGCACACATTCACATgagtttgtttctggaagtagGAGTGCCAAGATAAAGGAAGGATTCGGACTTGGGAAGCCGAGAACAGGAGTTTGTGAAAGACCGTTTGAGGGTTTCTGATTTTGTTGGACATTTGGTAGTAACAGCTTGATGTTTCAGAAACTATTGGTGATTTTTCAAATTGAAGAAAACAGAAACATTTAGGGAAACAAGAAGCATATTCAAAGGCTTAAATGAAATACAAATTTACTTCTTTTTACTCCAAATGATGAGCAAATATCTCTCGCATACACGTGATCGGAGTCTCGGGATACCCGTACCCAGCTGAAAAATATGACAAGGCCAAAACGTACATATGAGCATCACATCCAAATGCAAGATGATACCAGAAAACATAATTATATCGAACAAAGAAATTTTAATTTCACACAAGCTCGAATATTTGCAAGAGGAATGATAGGAGAAAAACCAATTTAAGTTCCTTGCTTggtcattaaatttaaaaggtgCCACTTAATTGACGTAGCCCGAACAAGAACTCAGACAAAAAGTTACCGTACCCATATTCAAATTGACATTTGAAAGGCTAACACTGAAAGTAATAAAATGCCAATGTGAATGATGATTGTCCTAAAATAAATTGACATACAATTCACCACAAATCCGTCTTTCATCTTCCCGCAACATAACATGTGAGAAGAAGTGACAATACCAACTTAGAAAACTCAGTATTTGATATTTAAAGAATTCAAAAAAGACGATCATTTTTTCATCTACAGTATACCGAATGCCTTCAAACCCGATAAACCCTTCGAAGTTTCATTATTCACATAATTAGCAattaaatcaaaaaaaaaaatctctccAACGAACCTACAAAATAATTGCCGAAAGTTACGGTAGCAAAACATACATTGTTTTTAGAGCAACTCGAATCTGAGACCGCATAAATTTCTCATGTTTGAGAGGTTGTAGATCACGCAGAGTTGGTAACTGTGAAGAAAACCAGCTTGAGAAGTTGGGGAAAGTGAAAGGTCGGAGTAGAAAAGACCTACAGCAGAGGTAGGAGGGAAACCTACAGCGAAGGTAGGAGAAGTTCGATAGAATTTCTGCTAATAGACAATATACTTATAAAACATGAACAAACTAACTTATGCATAATCAATACATCTCAATGCCTCATATTTtgcataataataaaaattaaaataaaaatgattacAGATTACAAAATTCGTATCAAAATCGTTGGAAGATTTCGCACCAATTAATGGGGTGGAGATTTGAGGCACTAGGTTGCAATCAGTGAGCAAAATTCGATTTCTCGTCTCGATTCCCATCATCCATTGGTTGAAAAGTTAAGGTTAGGGCAAAAGTGAAGAGAAAGAACGATGAATAAAAGTCGAAGAACTGAAGAAGACAAATACTGATCATTGAGGCAACGATTAAGTCTGAATTGATTAGATTAAATGAAGTCCAAGTAGTTTTTTTAGGACATGTAAATAACAATGGACTTTTGTTTAAAGCCCAAAACCttaaaaataagaaatataaataagatcaagcccaatatatatatatatatatatatatatatatatataaggttGATGTTGTGTTGGAAAACCAAAACCTAACCAAATAAATcgatttgattgatattttcaaaaaaacaaCCAGTTAAACCGAACTAAATTTCCGATTTAATTTGATTCGGTCGGTTTTCGTTTGACCGATATTTTGCTCAAACAAGAGAAATAGATTTGTTCATCTGTGTGAAAAAGATGACATCTTTATTATTTGTAAATTGATTGGATTATTATGTGCTCCAATATATCTCACAATTTACGATGCACATTTCAATTtggtaattttttaaaaaaatttatagttttaACCCACCAGGActgtatttatttttgtatataGGATTTTTGTGGATGTGATATAGAAGCTAGGAGATCCTGAAGTTTGGTCCATCATTGATAAAGAAGTGAAGCCCGAACTCAAAAGCTCGCAATTTATCGTTTCACATAATTTCACAAAGCAGACAGGCTGCGTCTTCCTCAATACATTTATGTTCTTAACGCTTCAAACTTTACGATGTCTATTTTGAGTTTAGATTTGTACAACATTCACTACTTTTAAGGTATTTTGTTTACAAATTGAAATTTTGTTAGATTTTGGAATTAATCATATCGTATTTCGGAAGAATTTTATTGGTTATCATTGAATGTAATTGTGTaagcttgtttttttttttccaaacatGGTTACTTTTCAACTGAATACAGTCACAAAACATGGTAATTTGTTTGCGTTAATttattttcctgaaaattaaaatattttccataaAATGTTACAAAAAATTTCCGATTTATTTAGGGATGACAATCTCCTCCAAATTCAATAGAGAATTAGATATTCGACTAACatgaaagaaattttttatccaattaaataaatgagttATTTCTAagttttttttgttaaattgGACTAAAAACTGAATGTCGACATATAAGTACTCAAACTCCACCACTGCGTTTTGTGATACCCACCAATTGAATACATAATCACACTGTCAAAATGTCAAAAGAAAATAATCTCAGAAAAAACAAGGTTATGTCGGATTCATTATCCAACCTCTTCTGCCTTTTTGTTACCCAAAACCCAAGTGATGTACCATCAATACTGTAAATTTAAAAAAGAGTAGTATCTTGttagacggtttcacgaatctttatttgtgagacgggtcaatcctaccgatattcacaataaaaagtaatattttttcatggatgactcaaataagaaatatgtctcacaaaatacgactcgtgagacacaaatttttgaaatttaaaaaataccTTCAATACAATTTCAAGGGgttgttttcttaaaaaattatttaaatataaaaataggtGAATAATTTCGAAGAAAATCGTAATAATAACAACCGTAGTGATTGTTTTTCCAACCCTGGGAATAACTTTAACAGAATATCAATTTTGTATGACTCAAtttgatatataaaaaatattatcttttataagaaaaaatcatttttattcaAATCGACAATATATATTTAACATTAGATAGTGTTCATTTTTATCCTACCAATAAGATAAATAATGTTGGTTTTTAGTTTCCACCTATATTATATTGTTAAGTGTATGGATATGATAATAACTATCTAGAGAggacaccaactttttcttccaattttaccgttatatgatactaatattacacttttattttatttttttgttttccatTTTCAACACACAATCTTCCAATTTTACcattatatgatattaatattacacttttgtttttttttcaatttcaacacacacttttatttttattttttttatttcaacaattcagatatcaatttagtccctccataattagtcaaatttcactttaatccatcaataatgataaaaaatattttacccaCATTGCATCGCCCAGACCAACCAGGGGTAATTATAAATGCACAGCTAAAATCAATATGAGAACACAATAACGATGAACGTGGAAGAAGAGGTGGGCCGACTAAAAGAGGAGATCAAACGTCTGGGTATACCCCAAGGCGATGGCTCCTACAAGGTACAGATTCGAGTTCACCTGAAAACCTTGATCTAATTCAGactcaagtttttttttttcgttGATTGATTTAGGCCCacgttttttatttttctcttcGCGTTGCTTGTTCTATGATTAGTCATTTTTAATGTTTTGGTTGATTTGATTCAGATCCATGTTGGTTTATCCCACTCGATCACCATATTCACATTGCATTGCTTGTTGATGTAATGTTCAAGATTTAGTTTTTCTTAAATATTGACTCTGCTCTGTGGTTGAATTGTGACTAAataaatgtttatatgtttcaaaattttattttattaataaactTATTTAGCTTTGAATGCAGTTCTCTGAATCTCTATGAAtgcatattttgttattttaaccGTTGAGTCAAAAATTCAGTGAATATCATAACTAAGATCTTGAGGTACGCCTCTGTATTAGTTTTTCAGACCAAAATCTTATCCAGTGTAACATGTCAATAGTTTGGGTATAATCGAATTTTCAGGGTAAGGCTCTTGCAATTAACAAGCTACTAATAAGTTTTCATGAATTAGAGAGGATGAACCATGAAACTCATGGCTGTTCTAAGAAGAGGTGAATTTTGGGATTACTGCTCACTCAAAGTTATAAATCATTGATATCATGATTACCATCTCACGTACTATATGTTTACAAACATCCAAGCTCTTATTTTATTAATTGAACTGAATGGAAGCTGTCTTGTAAATGGCAATGGACTCAGAAATAGCTTGGATGCTTTCTGGTTTTACAATCATTCTTCCAATTTATAAACTGATGCAAATTGCTTTCTAAATTGATGGTTTTTTCAAGAATAGCCTGCATATGATAGGTTGATATAGGCAACCGTTTCCTCTTGTATTTGAGGACAGTTATGTATTATTGAAAGATGGAGAAATTTCCAGCTTGAGTAAAACTCTCATTCCCTTCATATTTTACAAATTTGCTTAATTTTACAATTTCCTGGATTATCTGCACAGGAGTGCCAAAATATATATGGTATGCATCCTTAACGTGAGATGACAGACATCAATTGAACTATTGGTGTGATACTGGTTTAGTATCTCCTAATGTTTTGACAATTTGTTTGAAAAAAAGATGGTGAAGTCGTTGAAAAGATGCATCAGATGAAATAACTACATAGAATGTTACCTCATTATCCCTCGTGGAGAGAGAGTCCTGCTCATTTAATACCCTGAACGGCTTAAACTTTTTCAAGTTCTCCTTTTAAAACTTTATGACTTCTCTGTTTACTGCTTTGTGTGAATTTTCATCAATAGATGTAAAAGGTTCTATACGCTGTTGTTCACAACGTTGTAGAAAGAAGATGAATGCCTGTGTGTAGTGTGAATCTGTGAACAAACGTGAATTTTCATTTGTcagaatattatttattttgtatattgtaATATATACAGACCATAACAGAAAAACTTGTAGGAGATTATTGAATTTGAGTTACAAAGATTGTCTATCTTCTAGATCTTCTAACTCGTACGCTGCAATGTCCtctttttatattttgaagGTCACCTTTGGTGTGCTATTTAATGACGATAGGTGTGCAAACATATTTGAAGCTTTAGTTGGAACATTACGTGCAGCGAAAAAACGCAAGCTTTTAACTTATGATGGTGAACTATTATTGCAAGGAGTTCATGATAACGTCGAAATAACTCTCAAACCCGAAGCAGCATCAAGTGATGTCCCTGTGAAAAGTTAATATATCTTCTACAAAGCTCCCTTTCCAACTAGGGGGCAAACTTGTTGCTCTAGTCTATCGAATGAAACATTGGTTGAAGATTGTAAACTCCAATATTGTATTCTTTTGTGTTGTATGTTTCATTCTCTTTTAACTCT
This sequence is a window from Primulina tabacum isolate GXHZ01 chromosome 17, ASM2559414v2, whole genome shotgun sequence. Protein-coding genes within it:
- the LOC142530910 gene encoding protein WHAT'S THIS FACTOR 9, mitochondrial, which encodes MSNKIRNPQTVFHKLLFSASQVRILPLSWHSYFQKQTHVNVCMKWKKDSYFDSIDSIHKSRQLKPIISMKNFFISSSSSPYDNYSIPISAVSKKGLHFGLNIKVARFLRSYPSFFEEFSGPLYNLPWFRLTQKAIELNKEERMIYEVFKDDILGRLKKLILMSGARKVIPMKVIKGLHWYLGLPDEFWDDPSDYVKGNKCFRIVDVEDGLKGLAVFEGNDVEKDGKFWSIMQKNAMKNGLYGGGADETIAFPLFPSKGLRLKHKINDWLNEFQCLPYISPYDDFSFLEPDSDLSEKRVVGLLHELLSLFVEHAAERKAFLCLRKCLCLPQKIHKAFERHPHMFYLSMKNKTCTVILKEAYCNELTIEPHPLAEIRKKYIDLMKDSVVILRNRSLNSRRAFDKENFSLENMDRVDEVTGTNRQYA
- the LOC142531939 gene encoding costars family protein, whose protein sequence is MNVEEEVGRLKEEIKRLGIPQGDGSYKVTFGVLFNDDRCANIFEALVGTLRAAKKRKLLTYDGELLLQGVHDNVEITLKPEAASSDVPVKS